TAACTATTTGATTACCACTAAAAATTGAACTTGCTACGCCTGCCTGTGCAAATGATCTATAGGAGCCAATTTGGGTATTTCCTGTTTCTCCATAACTAGCCTTAAACCTCAAGGAATTAAGGGTGTTGTTTTCTTTTAAAAAATTCTCTTGAGCAACATCCCAAGCAAAACCAACAGAAGGGAAAAAACCGTATTTTTTGCCTTCTGCAAATCGAGAAGACCCATCATATCTTGCACTTGCATTAAGAATGTATTTCCCTTTGTAACCATATTGAATTCTACCTAAATATGATTTAAGCGCAGTTTTTGTAAATCCAGTTTTGTTTGGAAGCGTTTCTGTTGCAGATGACAAATTATCTACATTGACACCAGGTAAGTCAAAACCTGTTGCGGCAGAGGTAAGAAACTCAAAAGAGTTTTGTTGCTCCTCATAAACAGCAGTTGCATTAAATGAATGATCGCCAAATATTTTAGAATAATTTAAGTTTTGCTCTGTAATTAGCCCCGTACCCATATTAGTACTTAGAAAAGCCCTTCCGTTTGCGGTTCTACCCCAACTTATTTTTTCAGAGAAATAAGCATTTCCTTTACTAGCCGAAATATTACCTCGTACAGACGTTTTAAACGTTAAATCATCTGTAATGTTATATTGTAAAAATACACTACCAAAAGATTGAAAAGAATTTCTGTTATTGGTATTATATTCTAACATGGCTAATGGATTAGTGATGTCACCATCTCTTACAGAAATTAATCTTCCGTTTTCATCGTATTCTGCTCCTTCGTAAGCTCTAATACCTTGAACAGGGCTAAATAATACAGCACTTGTTATAATACCATTACGTCCGTTTCCATTTTCACTTGCTGCGGATACAATTCCTGAATTTTTGGTAATTCCTAAATTAATGTTCATACCTGCCTTAAGCTTATCACTGATGTTCTGATTGATGTTTAAGTTACCACTATATCTTTCAAAGTTTGAAGTTTTTACAATACCTTCTTGATTTAAGTATGAAAAAGATGCAGAATAAGAATTTCTATCTCCCCCACCAGACATAGATAAGCTGTAATTCTTAGTTACAGCAGTTCTTGTAATTGCATCTTGCCAATCTGTAACAATTACTCCGGGAGTAGATAAACTGATAGGGTTTCCTTGTTCATCTCTGTATGCTTTCATGAAGTTATCATCTAAGTTATCTGAATCGTAAGGAAAATAATCATTCCAGAAATCAACAAATTCCTGACCACTTAATAATTCTAAAGGCCTTGCTAGGGTAGAAATACCTGTATAAGTTTCAAAATTTAATGTTGCTCTTCCTTTTTTTCCTTTTTTCGTAGTTATAATAATAACTCCGTTCGAACCGCGAGAACCATATATCGCTGTAGCCGATGCATCTTTTAAAACTTCAATAGATTCTATAGAACTGGGATCTATTGATGCAAGAGGGCTGGAGTTTGAGTTTCCAATTCCTACTGATGTATTGTTGGCATCTCCAGCAATGGCAAAACCATCAATCACATAAAGAGGATCATTACTAGCGGTAATAGAGCTTCCCCCTCTTACTCTTATATTAAATCCAGAGCCTGGTTCTCCACCAGATTGTACCACCTGAACTCCGGCAGCTCTAGCGGCTAAACCGCCCTCAAAACTAACAGGCTTAACTTTATCTAAATCTTCTCCTTTTATAGATGCAATAGAGCCCGTAAGTTCTTTTCTTTTTGCGGTACCATAACCAATTACAACAATTTCGTCTAAAGCAGCAACATCTTCTACTAGACTAATAGTAATACTTGTTCTTCCGCTAACATTCACTTCTTTTTTAGCAAAGCCAATGTACGTATATATTAAAACATCGTTCTCTTTTGCGCTAATGCTGTAATTGCCATCAAAGTCGGTAACCGTTCCTGTGGTAGATCCTTTTACAACCACACTAACTCCAGGTAACGGTCCGTCTTCGGATGTAACGGTTCCTGTAATTGTAGATTGAGCTTGTGCAAAACCTGTTCCTAAGAATGACACCAATGCCATTAGGAGGATTTTAAATTTCCATTTAAATAAAGTGTTGATTTTCATAGTCGTGAATTCTTATATTAAGTTTAGTTTAACAAATATTTAATAATTCTACTATTTGAATGAAAACAAATGTTTTTTAAAAGGTAACAAATGTGTTTTTCTAAAATAAATGTTAAATTACTTAAACTCTTCAAATTTAGGCCCGCTTTATTTATAATCTAATATTGTATCTGTTTAATAATTATGATATCTGTTTTTAAGTTTATTTTGAACTTTGTCTTTTTATTATTTTTAATAGTTGTTTAGGCAGCATGTGTTTTGTTCTTTCAACTTAGAATAACTTGATGTTTGTCTATTTTATATCAAGTTTAATATTAAATAATAATTAAAATTTTTCATCAAATTTGAGAAAATAAAAAATTACTTAGAATTATGATAAAACTCAAATTGATAGCGCTAATCCTAATTTTTCAGATTGCGTCTTGTAGTAAAAGTAGTACCGATGAAAAACCAACAAGTGAGGAAGATAATCAAGGAGAAGTAATCACCCCAGAAGAGGAGGTTGAGGAAGAAGTTGTAAAAGATTGGAAAACTATTCCCGTGCCAGCAGATGCAGGTGCAGGCAATGTATGGGAATTTCAAGAGCTTTCAGATGATTTTGATTACGATGCCCCTGCCGATGCTAAAGGTGCTAAATTTGATAAAAAATGGACAGATTTTTATCATAATCTATGGGCTGGACCAGGTTTAACGGAGTGGAGGAGAGATCATTCTTTAGTGGTTGATGGTAATTTGCAAATGATAGCCAATAGAGCTGAGGGTTCTAATAAAATAAATTTAGGCTGTATCACTTCTAAAGAACAGGTAGTATATCCTGTTTATATCGAAGCAAATGTTAAAATAGCCAATACGACGCTAGCTTCAGATGTTTGGTTATTGAGTTCCGATGATACACAAGAAATAGATATTGTAGAAGCTTATGGAGCTAGCTATTCAGAATTAGCCGATAGTGATCAAACGTGGTATGCAGAACGTATTCATATAAGTCATCATATGTTTATTAGAGATCCTTTTCAGGATTACCAACCTACAGATGCTGGTAGTTGGTATCGTGATGGTACCTTATGGAGAGAAGATTATCATACTGTTGGAGTGTATTGGAAAGATCCGTTTCATTTAGAATACTATATAGATGGTAAATTGGCACGAACAACTTCTGGTACGGAAATGATTGATCCTAATAACTTTGCGGAAGGTAAGGGCTTATACAAGCCTATGGATATTATTATCAATGCAGAAGATCAAACTTGGCGTTCTGATAACAATGTTACGCCTTCTGATAAGGAACTAGAGAACAAAGAGAATAACACTTTTAAGGTAGACTGGATCCGTATTTTTAAACCAGTCCCGGCTAATTAAAGGAATTGAGATAATAAATGTTATAAAACGTATGAGTTGGATTCTAACTCATACGTTTTATTCATAAAATCATATGTTATCTTATTTTCTAAAAAAAAAGCTAACTTTTGTAAAGCGCTTCCTGCGCTTTTTCCTTTTTACAAAAAGATAAAAAATTTTCTAAAGATGCTTAAAAAAATCGTTGTTCTTTCCGTTCTATCCATCTCCTTTTTTTCCTGCAAGGAAGCTCCTCAAGAAGAAGTAGTGCCCGCTAAAAAGCCAAATATTATTTATATCATGGCAGATGATCATA
This genomic stretch from Cellulophaga algicola DSM 14237 harbors:
- a CDS encoding SusC/RagA family TonB-linked outer membrane protein gives rise to the protein MKINTLFKWKFKILLMALVSFLGTGFAQAQSTITGTVTSEDGPLPGVSVVVKGSTTGTVTDFDGNYSISAKENDVLIYTYIGFAKKEVNVSGRTSITISLVEDVAALDEIVVIGYGTAKRKELTGSIASIKGEDLDKVKPVSFEGGLAARAAGVQVVQSGGEPGSGFNIRVRGGSSITASNDPLYVIDGFAIAGDANNTSVGIGNSNSSPLASIDPSSIESIEVLKDASATAIYGSRGSNGVIIITTKKGKKGRATLNFETYTGISTLARPLELLSGQEFVDFWNDYFPYDSDNLDDNFMKAYRDEQGNPISLSTPGVIVTDWQDAITRTAVTKNYSLSMSGGGDRNSYSASFSYLNQEGIVKTSNFERYSGNLNINQNISDKLKAGMNINLGITKNSGIVSAASENGNGRNGIITSAVLFSPVQGIRAYEGAEYDENGRLISVRDGDITNPLAMLEYNTNNRNSFQSFGSVFLQYNITDDLTFKTSVRGNISASKGNAYFSEKISWGRTANGRAFLSTNMGTGLITEQNLNYSKIFGDHSFNATAVYEEQQNSFEFLTSAATGFDLPGVNVDNLSSATETLPNKTGFTKTALKSYLGRIQYGYKGKYILNASARYDGSSRFAEGKKYGFFPSVGFAWDVAQENFLKENNTLNSLRFKASYGETGNTQIGSYRSFAQAGVASSIFSGNQIVTGAAINQLANEDLTWETTQQFDLGLSLSALKNRIAFEVDYYRKETNDLLLEVPLPSTSGFKTVFKNLGQVENKGLEFSLTTTNVQTDNFKWTSNFNISFNKNEVLDLGKAEQFFVNALGDNQIQNDYIIKVGESLGSMYGLEVDGVYNYGDFAAFDGLSDAQAGEKLRQDAADQELVWYDVVYELKEGTVLSSGQPDPTKYRPGMPKFADQITVDTDGDGVPDAADGIVNSDDRKIIGNALPKHFGGFTNNITYKNFDLSVLTQWSYGNDIYNKSLNKGTAQAIPFFNKYSRVSNRWTPETPNTIEPSIWGDGDAGINGTAYSNLIQDGSYFRLSNITLGYELPNDLKSKLGIRSLRVYGAVDNVYVWSDYNGYDPDVSVGSNQLTPGLDADSYPRPRTFRLGLNIGF
- a CDS encoding LamG domain-containing protein, whose translation is MIKLKLIALILIFQIASCSKSSTDEKPTSEEDNQGEVITPEEEVEEEVVKDWKTIPVPADAGAGNVWEFQELSDDFDYDAPADAKGAKFDKKWTDFYHNLWAGPGLTEWRRDHSLVVDGNLQMIANRAEGSNKINLGCITSKEQVVYPVYIEANVKIANTTLASDVWLLSSDDTQEIDIVEAYGASYSELADSDQTWYAERIHISHHMFIRDPFQDYQPTDAGSWYRDGTLWREDYHTVGVYWKDPFHLEYYIDGKLARTTSGTEMIDPNNFAEGKGLYKPMDIIINAEDQTWRSDNNVTPSDKELENKENNTFKVDWIRIFKPVPAN